Below is a genomic region from Culicoides brevitarsis isolate CSIRO-B50_1 chromosome 2, AGI_CSIRO_Cbre_v1, whole genome shotgun sequence.
tccGAAATTTCCCACTTTTCCAGCTTCGCACGTGACGATCGACTGTAAATACACTTTAACTATCCataatattgcaaaaatttgcgTGTTTGACGATTTAATGACTTCTTATGTCAATAACATTtgtcttcttttttgtttttaaacatCCTTGGCTACTAATATTTCTTATGGCGATTAATTTATATACGAAAAATGTTCGAATAGCTTAGTATTGAGAGCGCTTTCGATTAGCCCGTTGTCTGTCGAACCGCAATTCCATCTCCTCTAACACTTTCGGGGTGTAACGAACGACGAGTTTGACTGAGCCAACGGCTTGTTTCAGTAATTCGACTGCTTTTTCGTGGTTTTCACCTTCgacgttctaaaaaaaattttttaaattaattttttttcattaaaaataaattttttactcacagTTCCATTAACAGAGAGCAATTGGTCACCCCGCTTGAGTCCCCCATGACGATCGGCAACTCCGCCCGGAATAATTCTCGAAATATAAATGGGAGAATTTTGTTCCTTGCCTCCCATCACGTTGAAACCCAAGCCTTCGTCTGTCTTTGGCAGCTCAACGACACGCGGATGCGCATGACCCTCGCTCGCCGCAAAGGCAGCAACTGTAGCTTTGGCAGTAGCGGAGGCGCGAACATCTGGCGACCCCTGGATATCCACTGTCTCGTAAACGTGCTCGTACACTTCACGCACAGCATTCAAAAAGTCACTTTGGAGCACCTTTTGCAGCGCAGCGAGCTTCGTGACGGGCACTTCTCCGCTCGCTTGCAGTTTTTCGAGCAAATCGATGGCGCGCGAAACAtctaaaaaagtcaaataaatcacaaagggataaaaatagaaaaattttatggggTGTCTTCGTCTATTCTTCTATGTGGGCACTCATAAATGCTCATATataggaaaaatttcttttggcaGGTACACACCTTTCGCCAAAGTCAATGGCTCTCCGCAATTCGACATGATTCTGATGGATTTCAAGCTGCCTTGATGTAATTTTTAGAGGAAAAACGCGGAAAATCTGTTATTGAAAGTCacaaaaaggatgaaaaatgaaaaaattcttgtacgaatttgatttttgttttgaaatttttcacgaatgaCAGTTCGGTGACAGTTTTGACAGGAATTTCGGTATTTATCTTCTCTCAGTAAATTCCgacaacttttttctcaaggaaatctttcatttttcctcaatttttaagagaaaaatcaccaaaatccaattttttcgacattttctgcaggcagaaattatttttttgtgattttcgaAAGTTGTCAAGGTCAAACTCTGAGCTAATTCCGAgaacatcataaaattatcGACCGGCGTGCAGTACAGCTGCGTGGTGAGCATCGATAGACCGtcaaatagaagaaaaattttcacgattCGCAAGTCGCTCCTCGGTAAAAAGCCAAATTTCCGCATTAACGTTTGCCAAAAATTCCCCAAAGCGCTTCAAGATGTCCGTGCAAACTGTGTTGCTTGACTTTTCGTTGGATCCGACGCGCGTAAATAGCGACGTCGAGTGCAAAGTCGTGATAAAGTCCATCGTGGAGTCGctgaaaaagtattttgctGAGCCCGTACTTATTTTCGAGACAACGTGCGGCGACGGATACTTGAGTTTGTTCAAGGATGGCAACACCGTCATCTCGATCCGGTGCTTTACGCGAGGTCTCATCACGCTCAACATCGAGTACTACAAAAAGGACTCGGAGCAGGGAAAAATCTCCTTtgatgtaagtattttttttcaggatttttcaCCTTTGTGCGAGAGTGCGACAACGATATGCGCGTCGAAAAGAGACAAATGATGCAACGTAAACATTGGCGCGATTTCGCgagtgacttttttttgaaattttttgtttgttaactTGCAGCACTTGCGAAATTTGGAAGATATTTTATCTGCCAAGCTGGATTCGAAACGATCCAAGCATCTGCCGCCCATAAAGCGTGGAGGCAAAATCGATTTCTACTTGACCAGCTCAGGTTAGAACCTACTTAGCAAAgatttttatagcaaaaaaacGGCATGCGttccaaaaaatcatttttttcttaaatttttttagacgttTTTTACctagatttctttttttctaatttttcactcACAAGACCAATAAAAAGTTggtcaaaatgtaaaaaaaaacaaaaatctcaaaGTTTAGAGCAAAGACGTAAGTAAGTCAGTCACTTTCGCTCCAAAAACTCActtcatttatcatttttgttcaaattggaTTGatcatcaacgaaaaaaattttctttttttttcttttcatcattaaaattgcCCACAACTCACCTGGCCTTGCAAATATTTCGCTTCcgtcttcctttttttcaatcgAAACATTTCCATGCATTGTTAGAATGCACGAGAAATTGAAAAAGCTTTGGTTGAAAAGCTCGAACTTAGTCATGGACAATCACTTCCAGCGATCCAAAGAGGGCCCGTGACGAAATACTTCCCATCTGCAGGTAaagtgaagtttttttttaatttttttctttagaaattcaaaattttttaaaaaatttagttttaatcaaaaaaaattttttttagatgagcGTCTTATTGAGTATGACATCGATAAAGTGGTTTTCGACAAGCGATCGCAATTCCAGAAGATCCAAATTGTTCACTCCAAGAGCTTGGGTTACATGTTGGTGTTGGATGAGTTACAAAGTAAGcccaaaatttcatcaaaaaagccgtttttcattaattttactttcagACATTGCCGAATCCGACTTAATTTACACCGAAACGCTCATGCAGCGCGGCATCGAGAACTACAAGGACAAGGAAATTTGCATCCTGGGCGGCGGCGATGGCGCCTTGCTCTACGAATTGCTCAAAGAGGAGCCCAAACACGTCGTCATGCTCGAAATTGACGATTTAGTGATGGAAGCATGTAACAAGTACATGAGTAGCATTTGCGGCGACGTGCTGGAACAACGCAAAGGTGCCAATTACGAGATAATTGTGGGCGATTGCATGGTCTACTTGAACAAGTACATCAAGGAGGGCCGCAAATTCGACTATGTCTTCGGTGATCTCACGGACATTCCAATTACGGATACGCCCAGCGGTGAAATTTGGGACTTTATCCGAACAATTCTCGAATCTTCGTTCAAGGTATTGAAGCCGGACGGGAAATTTATGACGCACGGTAATGGCGCTAGTTGCCCCGAGTCATTGCAAATGTACGAAGACCAGTTGAACAAGTTATCGGCTCCGGTAAAGTTCACGAAGGCACATGCTTTTGTGCCGTCTTTCATGGAGGACTGGGTGTTTTATCAAGTCACGTTCGCCAATAACGCTTGACTGCCCAATGGGGAcgcaaaaaatgcaacaaatttcatttcctAGCTACATGACGACGAGTACTCGAAGCATTTTCtcagaaatttaaacaattttattagctGATACAAGCAATGTTACTTAATAGAGATTAATCGGAGACCTCCAATGCACAAAAGTTacctaacaaattttaaaattattgaaatttataccAAATTACTACAAATAATCATCGATATTCAAATCTTatcaatcaaagaaaatttaaatccaaaaatatttagaaatgtAGACGAAATAAAGTTGtggaaagttcaaaaaaaaatttttttgtcattcaatCATaagtttatttcattttaatcattaatatttatatattaattttattttttttttatttattattgttgcattctgtttatttatttttaagatttatttatttatataactcTTAGTACCTCGGCAGCTTATGAACTTATGACGTTGAATGAATCGAAGCTGCTAGGAATTAACttattaacgttttttttttgtctttatctaataatataattataattaataattaagatAATAGAGAAGAGGATAACATAggtgagtattttttgttgtgaagcAGGAGGCGGTTAATACATGTTTGTTTAAGATATAAtttattgcacatttttttgtgagttttttgatAGCAAAGTGTGTAAGTTATAtcctaattttttgtgtttttgtcgtaaatttagtttaatttaatgttttttttagggatttgtggagaaaaatgatgaaaaataagtgaaaaatttattttagtgaaagttttaatttttcgaaaatgattttcgaaatttttcgaaaatttttatttgtaaggacaaaaatttaatttgccaaaaaaataaaaaacgaatacaaattttggataaaaattggttttcgaaaaaaataagttaaaacaaatttttggttaacaaaagtccttaaaaattattcttaaaattaattttcgaaattcaaattttcgaaaattttaatttgtaaggTTAtgaattagataaaattttgaaaattggtttaaatttgacaaaaattaatataaaacaaCTTTCGtattgagataattttttaaaaaaataaatattaaaattgtttttcgaaattcaaattttcgaaaaatttgtttagtcataaaaatattttcgaattccTGAATATAAGTTGTTAAAGTCTCTCAAAAGATAATAAAGAGCAAGAGCCAATTTAGCAAAAGACCAATTTTTACATatgaaaatctttgaaaattttgttaaacttgattttcgaattcaaattttcgaaaaattttatttttaaaattattttattgaaatatatgataaaattcttcacaaatttattaattaagtcaacttggagaaacatgattttttttttaaatttgtaattttcgaacatatattttttcgaaaatttgaatttcgaattttaatttctattttcgaaatttaaataatgtcgatattttagtcttttttcataaaattctttaaaattttactcttatttagagaatttttttaaaatatttcaaaattaaaattcgaaatcaatttcgaaaatcaaaaaaactccaatttcgaataaatttttcgatttttcatcatttttctcctACATTGggcaataaatatatataataaatactttagcaatagaactttttttttaatataatattttttaataattttcttcattaacgtacttttgttctttctttcttgtcgttaatatgtaaatattaattttatctaattattgctaaaagtaacatttttcctacttaattgaatttttaaaatcataaatgatTAACACGATGATAAGCTTACGCCAAGAATTCCCTAATAAAGTTCGTCAAtgtataacttaaaactgtcTCTCGTATGGTTaactttgttgatttttttttagtttaacagTAGAATAtagagtaataataaatagctCAGGCTAATAAGGTACTtttctatatatttatataattttttatattttttcattaattttaatgatattttattcacTCGACCGATGCttagtttttaacatttatctaacacaaaagaaggaaaattaaaaattttgcctgCTAAAGAGTGAACGACACACAACACCGACTGTGATATTATTTGTTGATAGAAAATTGGCCCATCTTGTCATTTAATTAGCGACTTCTacacaaaaatgattaatttggAGAAGCTGATGAGgcaaaaaaatgggaaaataacgaaaaattaaaaacaatggTGGGACTTGTACAACATTGATGAGTCTGCAGTATTGCTCTTAAAACTATCGTCTACATGGGGGATTCTTCAACATTAATGACTTTGTATATAATATTTTGTCTGCTTGTTGTAACGATTGTAATATATTAGTAACACTATAAATATCTTACGGTTGATGAATGTCCTCGTTCGGGGATTTTTTTACGCGTTTGATTCCTTCAAGTTTTGAAGTCTTGCCAGTTGTTGCGGTTCCAGTTCGTCGGGTATGCTCGCTCGTCCTCCAACCACTTGCTTAGGCACCTCAGAGTCATTGCCGAAGGCGTTGTCAAAGTTCGCCTCGAAGGCAGCTTCAAAGTTGGCTTCGAAAGCGTTCGGATCGGCGGCTTGTGGTTCGGATTTCTCCTCAGCAACTGCTGATGGCGGAAGGGGAGGAGGCGCCATTTTCGGCGGTGATTTCATCGGTTCGTCATCTTCGTCGGGTTCCGATTCCTCGAGAATTGTGTCGTTGTAAACTTCGGTAACGGCTTGcggttgctgctgctgctgcggcgGCGGCGGTTGTTGCTTCACTTCAGGCTCCGGCTCGGGCGGCGAGTCACGTGCTTCTTCCTCGTCTTGCGGCAAAAATTCCTTGTCGGCATCTTCGACCATGGGCGTGGCTGCAGTGACACTAATTTGAACACATCCTAAAGCACCATTGCTAGAAGCCTTACCACTTTCTTCGGGATCCTGGGATTGCTCCTAAATTAAGAAAGAAaggaaattttcgatttttttggttttggaatgtgcaaaaaaaaaaataacggaaaaagTGCTATGCTacatttatagaatttttttaagggggAAAAATTTACCTCAGCATCCTCGCACACAATTGAGACTAAGCAGCGTGGAAAAAATGACACATGATACAATAGTTTTGAAAGTTAGGAAAATCACATTCACTTGACAAACACGAAAAGACACGTAAAAGTACTTACCAGCTGGAACTTTCTTCTGTGCCGACGAGGTGAGGTCCAAATCCATGtccattttgttgttgtgttttactttattgactgaaaaaaaaatatggggttttaaaaattacaaataaataaataaaatttaaacaaattgagtagttttgaccaaaattttcattttttttttaaataattattttatttttaattaaaaaaaaaaacttaaaattcctaaaaaaaattatttaaaaaaatcaatataaaaaaattaagggtgttccaaaaccgttttctgtttcgcgttacatgcttgaaaaaaaatccatggggATGGGGGAtacagaaattttatatagattttcgtttttagtacTGTTTAGTATGGAAAAGTAATAacattgttcaattttgagttatttctATGATATTGCTataaaaactatgtcaaagtttaaaaatgataaattctctgaatttttatccatttggagcaagatttgacaaaaacagtttttgaaaggaaaaaaatttttttattttttttggctttgacacagtttttgttttgacttaatttttcctttccaaaacaaaactaaaaaaatatttcaattttttggctaatctaaaaaacatttgaaaatggctttgacacagtttttgatttagtttttttcttgatttagttttcaaaacaaaactatgtcaaaggaaaaaaaaatttttcagtttcaattttttggcagttttgagttataaaatgattaaaaatgataaattaaatccctctgacaaatttttatccatttggagcaagatttgacaaaaatggctttgacacagtttttgacacagtttttgatttggtttttttcttgatttagttttcaaaacaaaactatgtcaaaggaaaaaaaatttttcagtttcaattttttggcagttttgagttgaaaaatgattaaaaatgataaattagagccctctgacaaatttttatccatttggagcaagatttgacaaaaatggctttgacacagtttttgacacagtttttgatttagttttcaaaacaaaactatgtcaaaggaaaaaattttttttagtttcaattttttggcagttttgagttataaaatgattaaaaatgataaattagagccctctgacaaatttttatccatttggagcaagatttgtcaaaaatggctttgacacagtttttgacaaaacaaaactatgtcaaaggaaaaaaattttttttagtttcaattttttggcagttttgagttgaaaaatgattaaaaatgataaattagagccctctgataaatttttatccatttggagcaagatttgacaaaaatggctttgacacagtttttgacacagtttttgatttggtttttttcttgatttagttttcaaaacaaaactatgtcaaaggaaaaaattttttttagtttcaattttttggcagttttgagttgaaaaatgattaaaaatgataaattagagccctaaattagagccctctgacaaatttttatccatttggagcaagatttgacaaaaatggctttgacacagtttttgacacagtttttgatttggtttttttcttgatttagttttcaaaacaaaactatgtcaaaggaaaaaaatttttttcagtttcaattttttggcagttttgagttgaaaaatgattaaaaatgataaattagagccctctgacaaatttttatccatttggagcaaaatgacaaaaattgctttgaaagtttttgaaaaaaaaacaaaactatgtttttttttagtttcaattttttggcagttttgagttgaaaaatgattaaaaatgataaattagagccctctgacaaatttttatccatttggagcaagatttgacaaaaattgctttgacacagtttttgacacagtttttgatttagttttcaaaacaaaactatgtcaaaggaaaaaaatttttttcagtttcaattttttggcagttttgagttataaaatgattaaaaatgataaattagagccctctgacaaatttttatccatttgacacagtttttgatttagtttttttcttgatttagttttcaaaacaaaactatgtcaaaggaaaaaattttttttatatgtcaaaggaaaaaattttttttagtttcaattttttggcagttttgagttgaaaaatgattaaaaatgataaattagagccctctgacaaatttttatccatttggagcaagatttgacaaaatggctttgacacagtttaatttaaaaaatttaaaatttaatttaaaaaagtactacctaaaatatcgaaaaattgatcatctttaactttttcttgtttaaaatgagtacaaaattattaaattttatctaaaaattttacttacagtTCAAATTAAACGTCGGTGCATCTCCGCCCGGAGGACTTGTGATGATAACATCAGCTAACGTCATGCCCGGAATAACTGGCGGTGCTCCAGTTGGCGGCAACGTCTCTTCTTCGTCATCTTCAAAGTCTTCATCTCCCTCATCGGAGAACGGCTCGCCATTTTCGTCGCATTCCTCAACAACCAACGACGGGAAATTACCAATTTTGCCATTTAATTCACCTTCCCACCATCCGTCGTCGACGCCATGTGGCTCCTTCGTGATCAAACGAATAACTTGTCCTTCCTCGAACGTCAATTCGTCCTCAGCTGACGCTTCGTAGTCGTAACAGGCGCAACAATACATGACATCCGATGCTGCTGGTCTCGGTTTTGGTTGCGACGATGCTTGAGTCGGAGCTGCGATGACCGAAACTTGATCCGGGGATTGAGCGGAGCTCGTACCTTGCTGGAATTCCTGTTCGTTGTCGACAGTGTAATCAACGGAGGAGAAGGAGAACTGCTGATTGAGTTGTTGGGCACTTTGATCTTGACTCGAGGTATCGCGTTCGACATCCAAATAGTTATGCGGCACGAATCCCTCTTCGCCGCGATAATTTCTTGCACGTAACCATCCATCGCCATCGCCTTCGCCCACAACTTCGAGCTGTTCGTTCTCAACAATTGTCAATTCGTCGGGATTTTGGGCGTTATACGAGTACAAAGCGGTACATTTGAACGTTTGCATCGATTCCGAAGACGAAACTCCTGTTGGCGCTGCAGGCGGCGACGTTTTTGGCGGTTCACTTGATGCTGCACCCCAATCCATTTGTGTTGGATCGTCCCAAACGGCGAATTGCTCTTGTGCTGCCGGTGCTGCTGGAGGCGCCATTTTCGGCTGTGGAACTTCCTCATCCGACGAATCGACAAATTCCTCGGAATGTTGCTGCGTTGTCGTCGTTACCGGCTTTGAAACTGTcgcaaattgatttttcacggATTTTTGGTCTTCTTGACCTTCGGCGTCGCTATCGTAGAACGAATCGCTGCTCTGATGATCGTTATCGCGCGATTCCCCAGACTTTACGGACATCGAACTCTCTCGACGTGGCATCTCTTGAACACTCGTAGTCTCCGCTTCTTGGATCCAGTCTTCAACGTTGATGCCGCCATCGCGCAAACACTGAAGTCGTGCCTCGCATTTGGCTTTTGTGACCTCCGCTTTACGAATTTGTTCACGGAACTCGTCAATTTTCGTCTCCAAATCGGGTCCATTGATGTCATTCGGGTCGCATTTGTGCCCGGCATCTCGCAAAGCCATGCAATGAGCCAATTTCCGTGAGAAATCTCGAACTGTGTTGTTCGATTGGGCGACTTTTCCAGCCCAACGTTTGCCTTCGCGGTTCAAAGTATCCGCAGCTGAGTCATGTTCGGCGGTAATTTTACGCACTGGATCATTATCGCATGGCTCGAACTCGTATTGGATGTGTTGCTTCAACGATGGATAGTACAAATAGCAACATTGGATGTTATATTCGCGCGTTAATTGTTGCGCCTGATCCCGAATTTTGCCGAAGGAATTTTGAGTTGCGGCACATGTCATGAGCTCGGTACGTCCAATAAGCGCCAAATAATCAGCAATTCTCTCGTAAACGTAGTTCTCCATGGTTGTCATCGTTGTTTGCAAGTCCACGGTGAAATAGCGATTTTGATGCGCATTTGCTGAAGCCAAACTGAGGATGTAGTCGTTACGAGCTCCGGTGGATTTTTCCTCCAATTGCTCTTTTCGGGCGGTGACACGTGAACTGTTCTTCTGCAACGAAGCGATTGACTGGAAAAATGaaccttttttcttcttcaacttTTCTTCGATGTCACGTGCCTTGTCGCGAACATCATGAGCTGAATGCTCTTCGTCGAAATACTGCTTTTTGGTGGCATCAACTTCACTCACGGACAATTGGAGTTCACTTTGGATGTTTTTCAGGAGATCCAGCGACTTCTTTGACTGGTTAATCTTAAAACCGCGCAAATATTTGGCCTCATCGGCGATTTGCTGTTGAAAAACTTCGACGGCAGCTAAACGAGCTCGAGctaatttctcattttcttcTAATACGGTTTGCCAGACACTCCACATGTtcctaaaatttcatgaaaaaattaattttttcgaaaaaattgtaaaaaaaatattttttaccatcTTTCATCGCCTGAACCTCCAATTTCGGGTATGTTGGgaacatttttcttatttaaatactGCGATGAGACTTTAAGCAATGCTTCACTGTACTGCTTCTCGATGGCGGATCGTTTAAGGGTAAATTGCCGAATATCTTCGAGTAATTCGCATTCATGCTGGTTCTTTTGTTGCAATTTGCTGAGCTGTTCCGCGTGAAGCCCTTTGAGAAATTTCGTGTAATTTccctgaaaaaatcaaaacaaaacgtGAATCGATTTTTATAGCATATAAAAAAGTGACGAAAGGGGTGAGGGATGCcataaaaaatgtggaaaaat
It encodes:
- the LOC134829244 gene encoding protein lin-7 homolog C; protein product: MSNCGEPLTLAKDVSRAIDLLEKLQASGEVPVTKLAALQKVLQSDFLNAVREVYEHVYETVDIQGSPDVRASATAKATVAAFAASEGHAHPRVVELPKTDEGLGFNVMGGKEQNSPIYISRIIPGGVADRHGGLKRGDQLLSVNGTNVEGENHEKAVELLKQAVGSVKLVVRYTPKVLEEMELRFDRQRANRKRSQY
- the LOC134829658 gene encoding spermine synthase; its protein translation is MSVQTVLLDFSLDPTRVNSDVECKVVIKSIVESLKKYFAEPVLIFETTCGDGYLSLFKDGNTVISIRCFTRGLITLNIEYYKKDSEQGKISFDNAREIEKALVEKLELSHGQSLPAIQRGPVTKYFPSADERLIEYDIDKVVFDKRSQFQKIQIVHSKSLGYMLVLDELQNIAESDLIYTETLMQRGIENYKDKEICILGGGDGALLYELLKEEPKHVVMLEIDDLVMEACNKYMSSICGDVLEQRKGANYEIIVGDCMVYLNKYIKEGRKFDYVFGDLTDIPITDTPSGEIWDFIRTILESSFKVLKPDGKFMTHGNGASCPESLQMYEDQLNKLSAPVKFTKAHAFVPSFMEDWVFYQVTFANNA
- the LOC134829972 gene encoding protein nervous wreck isoform X3 — its product is MVKRYKRKYLIGNYTKFLKGLHAEQLSKLQQKNQHECELLEDIRQFTLKRSAIEKQYSEALLKVSSQYLNKKNVPNIPEIGGSGDERWNMWSVWQTVLEENEKLARARLAAVEVFQQQIADEAKYLRGFKINQSKKSLDLLKNIQSELQLSVSEVDATKKQYFDEEHSAHDVRDKARDIEEKLKKKKGSFFQSIASLQKNSSRVTARKEQLEEKSTGARNDYILSLASANAHQNRYFTVDLQTTMTTMENYVYERIADYLALIGRTELMTCAATQNSFGKIRDQAQQLTREYNIQCCYLYYPSLKQHIQYEFEPCDNDPVRKITAEHDSAADTLNREGKRWAGKVAQSNNTVRDFSRKLAHCMALRDAGHKCDPNDINGPDLETKIDEFREQIRKAEVTKAKCEARLQCLRDGGINVEDWIQEAETTSVQEMPRRESSMSVKSGESRDNDHQSSDSFYDSDAEGQEDQKSVKNQFATVSKPVTTTTQQHSEEFVDSSDEEVPQPKMAPPAAPAAQEQFAVWDDPTQMDWGAASSEPPKTSPPAAPTGVSSSESMQTFKCTALYSYNAQNPDELTIVENEQLEVVGEGDGDGWLRARNYRGEEGFVPHNYLDVERDTSSQDQSAQQLNQQFSFSSVDYTVDNEQEFQQGTSSAQSPDQVSVIAAPTQASSQPKPRPAASDVMYCCACYDYEASAEDELTFEEGQVIRLITKEPHGVDDGWWEGELNGKIGNFPSLVVEECDENGEPFSDEGDEDFEDDEEETLPPTGAPPVIPGMTLADVIITSPPGGDAPTFNLNFNKVKHNNKMDMDLDLTSSAQKKVPAVSIVCEDAEEQSQDPEESATPMVEDADKEFLPQDEEEARDSPPEPEPEVKQQPPPPQQQQQPQAVTEVYNDTILEESEPDEDDEPMKSPPKMAPPPLPPSAVAEEKSEPQAADPNAFEANFEAAFEANFDNAFGNDSEVPKQVVGGRASIPDELEPQQLARLQNLKESNA
- the LOC134829972 gene encoding protein nervous wreck isoform X2; the encoded protein is MERMQPPPRKGNYTKFLKGLHAEQLSKLQQKNQHECELLEDIRQFTLKRSAIEKQYSEALLKVSSQYLNKKNVPNIPEIGGSGDERWNMWSVWQTVLEENEKLARARLAAVEVFQQQIADEAKYLRGFKINQSKKSLDLLKNIQSELQLSVSEVDATKKQYFDEEHSAHDVRDKARDIEEKLKKKKGSFFQSIASLQKNSSRVTARKEQLEEKSTGARNDYILSLASANAHQNRYFTVDLQTTMTTMENYVYERIADYLALIGRTELMTCAATQNSFGKIRDQAQQLTREYNIQCCYLYYPSLKQHIQYEFEPCDNDPVRKITAEHDSAADTLNREGKRWAGKVAQSNNTVRDFSRKLAHCMALRDAGHKCDPNDINGPDLETKIDEFREQIRKAEVTKAKCEARLQCLRDGGINVEDWIQEAETTSVQEMPRRESSMSVKSGESRDNDHQSSDSFYDSDAEGQEDQKSVKNQFATVSKPVTTTTQQHSEEFVDSSDEEVPQPKMAPPAAPAAQEQFAVWDDPTQMDWGAASSEPPKTSPPAAPTGVSSSESMQTFKCTALYSYNAQNPDELTIVENEQLEVVGEGDGDGWLRARNYRGEEGFVPHNYLDVERDTSSQDQSAQQLNQQFSFSSVDYTVDNEQEFQQGTSSAQSPDQVSVIAAPTQASSQPKPRPAASDVMYCCACYDYEASAEDELTFEEGQVIRLITKEPHGVDDGWWEGELNGKIGNFPSLVVEECDENGEPFSDEGDEDFEDDEEETLPPTGAPPVIPGMTLADVIITSPPGGDAPTFNLNFNKVKHNNKMDMDLDLTSSAQKKVPAVSIVCEDAEEQSQDPEESGKASSNGALGCVQISVTAATPMVEDADKEFLPQDEEEARDSPPEPEPEVKQQPPPPQQQQQPQAVTEVYNDTILEESEPDEDDEPMKSPPKMAPPPLPPSAVAEEKSEPQAADPNAFEANFEAAFEANFDNAFGNDSEVPKQVVGGRASIPDELEPQQLARLQNLKESNA
- the LOC134829972 gene encoding protein nervous wreck isoform X1, whose product is MVKRYKRKYLIGNYTKFLKGLHAEQLSKLQQKNQHECELLEDIRQFTLKRSAIEKQYSEALLKVSSQYLNKKNVPNIPEIGGSGDERWNMWSVWQTVLEENEKLARARLAAVEVFQQQIADEAKYLRGFKINQSKKSLDLLKNIQSELQLSVSEVDATKKQYFDEEHSAHDVRDKARDIEEKLKKKKGSFFQSIASLQKNSSRVTARKEQLEEKSTGARNDYILSLASANAHQNRYFTVDLQTTMTTMENYVYERIADYLALIGRTELMTCAATQNSFGKIRDQAQQLTREYNIQCCYLYYPSLKQHIQYEFEPCDNDPVRKITAEHDSAADTLNREGKRWAGKVAQSNNTVRDFSRKLAHCMALRDAGHKCDPNDINGPDLETKIDEFREQIRKAEVTKAKCEARLQCLRDGGINVEDWIQEAETTSVQEMPRRESSMSVKSGESRDNDHQSSDSFYDSDAEGQEDQKSVKNQFATVSKPVTTTTQQHSEEFVDSSDEEVPQPKMAPPAAPAAQEQFAVWDDPTQMDWGAASSEPPKTSPPAAPTGVSSSESMQTFKCTALYSYNAQNPDELTIVENEQLEVVGEGDGDGWLRARNYRGEEGFVPHNYLDVERDTSSQDQSAQQLNQQFSFSSVDYTVDNEQEFQQGTSSAQSPDQVSVIAAPTQASSQPKPRPAASDVMYCCACYDYEASAEDELTFEEGQVIRLITKEPHGVDDGWWEGELNGKIGNFPSLVVEECDENGEPFSDEGDEDFEDDEEETLPPTGAPPVIPGMTLADVIITSPPGGDAPTFNLNFNKVKHNNKMDMDLDLTSSAQKKVPAVSIVCEDAEEQSQDPEESGKASSNGALGCVQISVTAATPMVEDADKEFLPQDEEEARDSPPEPEPEVKQQPPPPQQQQQPQAVTEVYNDTILEESEPDEDDEPMKSPPKMAPPPLPPSAVAEEKSEPQAADPNAFEANFEAAFEANFDNAFGNDSEVPKQVVGGRASIPDELEPQQLARLQNLKESNA